ttttttgcgtcacCGAACTATAGTCCGAGCAGAACGTTTTCCTGTGCCACCGCGCTCTGATGAGGGTTGTCACCAAAATAAGCCATCCAAAGTAAATCGCCCTAAAATAGATTGTTCTAAATAAATCACCCCTGAATAAATCACCCCTAATATTCCACTCCCACAATTTCCAAAACCCCACTGCCAGCTATACCGACAGCGAAGAGTTTCGAAACCCACCCTTCACCAAAATGTCGATGGGTTGTCAAACATCAATGCGTTATTCTGCAACTTTCTGGACTGGTTGGGCCATCAGGGATGCTTTGAGATTAATTCTGAAGGACATGCTTCCTGAACGTGCAAGGATGTCGACCATTGGAGGTTTGTCACAAAGTTTTTAAAGCTCAGCAAACAAAGGTCTCAACAAAGTTTCACGCTGCTGCAAGAGTACACAATCCTATATACACACGACACTTGGCAATTGCACACTGCAAATAactgcatttttttaaattattattatacagggtgaatttagcaaaggttacacattttgatcccGCCGCAAAAATAGAAAATGACATTTCtagcgcttcaaactttgcagactgacaGTTATTCGCCTCAAGTTTcaaccatatatatatatttttttttttcaaatgctgtcGCTTTCtagaaaaaaaagtttgaagcaaagcaaattctcatcCCACGCGTTTCCTACAGCATGTACCGCCCACAAacctccattttttcttctgtccGCTGGAGCGAATACAATCCATTCACAGCCACAACATGACTCACTCAACGCATGTTTTAATATCCTGATCAGCATGATGTGATATATAACATATGAAGTGACTCGACGGTACGGGGCAGCACGAGCGGCTCAGTGGATCCCCCAGGCCTCTTCGAATGACGAACAAATCTTTGAGCAGGTCAGGGCTGCCGAGAGTGGATATTCGCTGATCGAGAACGATTCTTCGGTGTAATCGACCTCGACCTGAAAGCAACAGACAGTGAATGTCAACGAGAAGACTGAAATATTCTTTTTGAATCATTCTGCTGGTTGTTCCATATTCAGGGAATACTAGTCAAATACATATCAGGCAAATCAAATATTGGATTTTCGATTCGCGAATTGAATAGTCTGAGTGTTTGATATTCAATTTGACTTGGAGAACTCGAATATTTGCACATGCCTaattataactagggcctgactttttagggttaaacccgtatccgcccgatatttacccccccgaacgaaatctgtaaaattcgggtttaacccgaatctatccgaaaacatccgggtcgcgtggcacactcataatcgtgcattaaaataaagtttgataacatcgctaaacattagttccatgttaagacaaatttttattaaacgaaaaaaaatcacccgaatacacccgaattcctgacgataTAATacgccgtaacgggatttaacccgaatacacccgaattttcaaatgaaaaatatcacccgatatttaccccccgaatttggccaaaactaaaacccgaaaaagtcaggccctaattataacgTAGAAGGAGGCATACTTATTTAGTCCCCACTATGATGTCATAAGCTTTTCACGTACCCGAGGTTCACATTCATGCCTAAAGGGCACAGTAAAGCCGAActtttgaacttctgttcagATTCACAAAGGTTCGCAAGAGTTGAACATTCTAATAAATTTAAAAGTATTATAATTGGCATAGCTTTTATAACTGAAAAAAGTGAGTTTGGAAGGGCATGCTATGAATGTACAGCACAAAGAGGAAATTTTTTGAAATATGTTTTCTCGTACAAAGTCTTTGTTCCGCCACACCAAATAATAAGCTAGCTAGTGGTGCATGTAACGGGTCTTTTCCAGTGCCTGGCCAGCAGTAGCTCGTAAAAACTGCAGCATCACATTACAGACGTAACACCAACGTGTGCCAGCTTCTCCAGTCTCGTCTTTTTCTTACGTTTTTTCAGGACTGCAAAGCAGGTGAATATACTATTACAGTTACCACTCCGGTGTTGTTTTGCATTTTGTTCGGATAAATAAGACAAATGAAATCAAATCATAAAACGTAAGAGGAAGGATtcgacagagagagagacacacacgTGCGGTGCAGTCAAATGTGGGTGGACTTTCTTGAACTTCACAAATGAAAATTCAAACTTTGCAAACTTTTGTGAGTTCGCTCCTCAACTGGTTTGTGACATCACTCTAGTGTCAACAAGACACACGTGACATAGCAATTAAACATTTCGAGGTTTCGTTTTTTTGTCACATATTTTTGTGAACAGCTTCTACCAAGAAATGTGTGCAGGACAACAAAATAATGCGAGCTTTAGAAGGAAAACCGGCCACCAACTTTTGAATCTGCAACTGACAGACTTCTACATCGCATACTGTAAGACGACACTGGATGATGTATCCGGAATTCTCAGACATACCACCTGTGTGGTGTTCTTTATTGCAATGCATTTCATGGCACAAATTTACTACTCAACACTGCACTCTAATGCTGTGTAAAGTGGCTATATTTTGAAGTCAGTCATGCTGTCTGTAGATGCCATGAGCTGCCATCTGCTCGATACTCtcactagagcactgcatggcCCTAGGCTCATCAACCTGGCCTGTACTCGAAGCCGCAAGGACACCCGACGGTGACCCGACGTTGGCCCGACCCAGCTGCCAAGAACTGTCCACATATACCCGACAGATTTCCAACGTGATTTATCCGATTAGTCGGATTCAAATTCCCGTGTGGCAATATTGGGTCAGCTACAATAGCAAGGACACCCGACGGTGACCCGACCCAGCTGCAAGAACTCGTCCACATATACCCGACAGATTTACAACGTGATTTGTCCAACTAGTCTGATCCAAATTCCCATGTGGCAATATTGGGTCAGCTACAATAAATGTTATTTCGCAAGTACGTATAACTTTTGTTGTACAACTCACCGCTGTCAAGAGTGAAACTCTTTTGGAGGCGTTTTTCACTGCCCCTATAATGTCCCGTAACAACCATTACAACAACCGCATTAACAGTAGCGAATGTTGATGATAAACAGCCCTGAAGTTACGTATACTAACCGCTCCGTGTGCCATAGCACCAATGACGATAGCAACTGGCTCCTCTGCTTTCGGCACTAGTTCCCTGGGGTGAACGAGCTTGCTGCAGTGGAAGGAGGTCCCGAGTTTCCGGCACCCTACTGGCAACCAGTCAGTCACCGGGTTCTTGATGACCTGAGGTAACGGTGGTTAAACTTAGCAAAAATAATCCATAAAATAAAAGTTAAAagtaaagtaaaataaaagttCAGTAATCCAAGGCATCACCTACTATTGTTTTTCTTCTGCATTGAGTGTACTACCATGATTACACATAGAGCTGAAGTTTTAGGGCTTAAACcgtttcttccccgaatttgcaccccaaattgaaggctGCCTCGTTAGGGTGAAACCCGCTTTTTTCGCCCCGCAAAGTGCCCTCGCTGAAACGTCTGTACGACTGCACGCCAGcgtgtttggcagcaaacgcagttacatcaccatttgcaCCAAACCACTACAGCTCGTTTGAGTAATAGAGCCCAAGTTCTCCCAGAATTTAGCATAGAGGAAGTTTTTTTACACCccaattcgcatgaatttagagcacatgtcaACTCCCCTGATTtttgctgccccccccccccaaaatttaaaaaataaaaaaattaactaTGGGCTCTAACTACACAGTTAGGAAAGAACTAGAGCTACCTGTTTCTGCATCAGTCCTTCCCTCATCCCTGCCAAGCGAACGGTGTACCTTGCGAGGCACGTGATATTACACTTTTCCGTGAAGACAAGTTAACTTCTGCCTAAATGTGTGCCATATCGAAAGCGATCTACGCAACCGTGGACCTTGTGATCTGGAATGAAAGCTGGGACACGTGTGGGATTTCTTACTCTGATCACCGAGTGACTGATTAAAGTGTCTCGCAAGCAAATATCGGTGAACActattcgcctctccagcaggctgctcgccacctagcggaccccagcagaagcactcaatgaatgatagtaacagcagacgacaggtacatttcgcgctgacccgaaactgccgcaaccttcccttcatgtgcaatggagtgtcccggcttacagaactcaaacagcaacagaactgctcaatttcgcggtgcaaaactactgcggagaagaatattcaatgtcggcaagaggaagaggaaaaagatactatcaaaggagcggcgtgaacgaaaacaacgaagacagcaggaaaccacgcgccagttatgttatttggacaatttttgaagcgtgtctcgtggaagaaggcatgaagcagggcgatttgttcatcggcaatcattcttttctgcgccatcttgaggacgacgcgagcgcctctataggtagttggagaggcggATAGGTTGTTTCGTCTTCCTATATGTCAAAGTGTGGGATCATCTTCCGGTCAGCAGTGTTTTGTAGCTGAGAACGCATGGTCAGTGCAAACCAAGGTTGTTACTGTCGGTGGAACAGGCGCTTCACGTCTGTTTCGCTGCCGTAGGAACACCATTCACCACTATCAAAAGCAGCAGAACAAATATATGTGAAATGATCCACTGCTGAAACCACTACCTAACCCCTTGGCCTACTACAATCCCTAGGGTTGCTATGCAGATGGCTTAGAGATATGCCACTCGTTGTGTCTATCATATAACACTGACTCTATCTGTGTTGTACAAAGAGAGTGAAAACTAGAGGTGGGGTGAACCCAGAATGTTCCGAATCAGAATCCAAGGAAGATTTTGTGAATCCATGAACCTTATCAATCTTTCAAATACtttcttaaaaaaaataaaagaaacaaagagcTTAAAAAGCCAGGGGAAGAAATGCTTCTATTAAAACGTGTTTCGAatcagaatttgatatctttgtttaatgaataacaaattaaataatagttcactttcaggagagaAAACAAACCCGTAGACCTCTTCTTagatgtaatttatttaacgtgtggtttatcgactacaggaaatgcataaactctcgagtcggaattctttccataaaactaagaaacaatcggATCAAAACTGTgttacttttaaatttgtaatgtaagagttcccGCCTGAGTTCCTTCAATCCAAAGCCACGTAAACAAACGGGAAAACATGGCCGAAAGTTTTAAATTTAATGCGTATTTTTGTTCATCTTAAAAAGAAACGTGGCTGGGGGATTCAAAATGTTTCGATTAGCCATTTCAGGGGCACCGGGGCTTGGATTCCCGGTTCAAGGATTCAGTTGGGTCATCCctaatgaaaacaacatgattTGAAACTGTCAAAGGGTGCATGACGAAAGGGGAACagaaaatgtgaaaaaaaattgtaactTGCAAGAAGGCAATGCATGGATGCCGCGGAAACAAGGTCATCCTCGTGATCCTCGGTCAGCCACTTTTGTTCACTAAACCTTTGTATAAAATTTCGTCTTTAGTGGCACGAAAGCAAAACTATCACAATTTGCCGGTCTTTCAATGCGACAAACTTTTCATAAATACTCCGCTAACTGATGTCAATATGGAGTAATACAATGTAGCTAAGCTGGAAGATGAAGATTCCCTGGCATACCCGCAATCATTATTACTTCCTGGATGTACACTTGCGCAAAAATAATGGCTCGGCGGAAATCGAGAATGTCGAGGAGACTTCTGCATGATTAAGCAATCATGCAGAAGCCACTGTGCTAGCCACTGTGAACAGATGAGCTACAGATTGGCCATCGATCACAGGCAGGGTGATGCCATCCTTGCCTCCGTTTTTGGCGTAAAACAATAATAGGTCAAGCACCTGCTGGCACAACATTAAGAAAGGAAAGGATGTCTCCAGAGTTGAGTGAAAATATGCAGTATCTTGAGAAAACACCTTGAAAGTACGCAGTATCAGTGATACTACTTTACAAACTCGACCCATGTATGTTCAGTTCTTGAAACCTACAGTCTGCACACACGTCTATGTATAATTTTGAAATTTTGTATGGTGCAAAATTATTTACCTTCATTAGTTTTACTGACCCCGATCCAGCCCTGATGCACATCTTGTGTAAGAGTTGAACTACAGagaggaataaaaaaaagaaacatggcACATACTCAATAGGTGAATGTCTGGTGGAAAAGCAGTGAAGTACAGACTAATGTGACGGCTCATCCGTGCCTTCAGAGGGAATACGGACAAAATAGCTTTTGAGAGGTCCCCGCGTGACCCTGCATGATGCAAAAGTGAGGAAGTTCTACTTCTGCCTCAAAGCGAGGACAAAAAATCTGGGGCTGTCCTGAGCACCCGGGTGAGAGTGCCGTTACTGACTCTTGCATTTtccacacatcaaaaccttttgtgcTATTCGGTAGAACGACACACACACTTCCATCAAACATCGTAACCTAAAAATTTTTTTGACGGccctctgtgctcctttaagtcACAATGACACGGTAAATAAACTGGTCTTTCCAGATCTAACATGAAAACACAAGGCACTAGGCATACTCTGGAAACAACAGAGTGTTTCTGCTGGATCGAGAGGCTCTGTTGTATCAGGAACTGACTGCAGCTACAAATGACACAAATTTAAGATAGGAGCATCCTTACCCATGAGCCCGGAGAACCTTTTAAATGTCCTAGGTATCCTCGTCTGTGGGTTTATTTCgataagcgcattcttttctgtGTGGATGTAAACTTGTAAGAGCCCAGCCCTGTTCAGTGGGCTGTCGAACAGCATTAGAAGGCACTGTaaatagaaaaattaaaatAGCGAAGGGGAAGATAACTTGTTGTCATCTGCTGTTTGCTTACTGTATGCTACATAGCAATTATATGTACAGATATAATATATATGTAAACATACATGACAACAACACTGTCGGGATTACCTACATTCTGTCAATCGTTCGTGGCTCCTTCCATTATAAATCAGTGAAAACAATGCTGTAACACACGTATTGTGCTTCAATTAATTTCCTTATACGTGCGCGAGTGATCATAATAGTTTTGTAAACTAGTTTTATTGCAAAACTGTAGTGTTATAGCGTTACAATTTGTAAAGTATCGTCGTGAAAAGTGTTATTCTTACCTGGTGCGTTATGTCAGGCCTGCAAAAGGCTGGGTCCTTCTTATGTTTCCTCATTATTTGAATGTGGTCGTCGCAGTTGAGCAGTTCAAAATTCTTTCCAACCTATTATATCAGGGATATACCAAAGCAGTACATGTCAGACAGCGAAAGGTGGCCCGAGACAAACACGCCATTGCGCAGATCAACAAGTACAAGTTGAAAGCTAGTGACACAACACCTACAATGTGTGAATCGGAAATAAGCAGGTGTGTAGCAAAACACATACGTAAACACACGTCAGACAGACACAATAGAACAAATAGCGGCAAGCTTCGAAGTTATGAATGGATTTCGCGTTACCTTGACGGTTTCTAAATTAGCCTTCTCCAAAATAATGATCAGccttttttcctggcttttaaTGTGTGCAGGAACAGCGGTTTTCGGTAAATCATCTTCATCAGAGATCGCCGCATGCTTCCTCTTTGCGGCCATTGCAGGGAAGTGGTTGCCAGACTATCTACTATCTATGCGTGCAGACGCAGTTTCCATCGGTGTCGAGACCTGAGCCAAGAGTCCTCCCAGGAAACCCCTACGACCTGTAGAGCTACTTGTTGTGCCCACATTTTCTGTCTGTTGATGAACAGGCTTTGATAGTTTCTCTACTAGGTAAACTACATTTTTATCGTCTTATCATCTTACCAGAAGTCTGCCGGGAGATCCTACGTCACGGTGACAGGTGATGTACTTGAGGTCGGTCGACATaacgaaacagaaacaaacagGAGGCCAGACCACACCACCACAAGAATATTCAATTGTTCAAGTGGATTAAAGAGGGTTAACGGGATTAAGCGTACCTGAATCTTAACCTGTTCAACAAGCGCGTAGCCTATATAACGATGGCCACTTCCGACCATCCCGTTCCGAGCCcgaaaaatttccaacccggtTCAGCTAGTCCCGTCAAATAAGAGTATACCGTTGCAGGCGTGCCGTGCACAACAATCGCTCTATACAGATACTACAATGTGGTATTTTAAACGTATGAGGCTCCCAATGCGATATTATGCTGATAACGGTTATAACAACACGGAATGTACAAACActgtgaagaagaaaaacactgaAGCAACCTGGGTACGGGTATACCAGCGGTTGCCAGCATATACCCGTGCAGTTTTGTTATAATTTTCCGTGGAATGCATGCCGTTGACAAGTCTTTACTTAAAACTAAGTCCCAAATATTCGACTTCGGTCTGCAACCGGTCTCGCCCTAAATACAGCGTATATATACGCATGTTGTATCTACAcctaaaataataaaaaaaaataaaaataaaaacgacAGTAGAAATTCAACATTGTTCTGGGTAAAATGCGGGTTTACCTGCACTGCGCCGAGCCGAGGGTATATCCGTCTTACCCGCGCTCACTAAGCTCACTGCTTGACACCTCTGTCCCTAACTTACTCACTAGTTTCAGCACTTTCCCCAGATTTCATCACGAAACATACTTGAAAAACTTGGCTTTTCAAAATAACTCGTGGTCATTTGTCCTTCAATTGGAGCACCTGACAAAGATGATCAATGCAGAAAATCACGACCAACGTCTGGTATATTCTATgcattacattttttttaacagaaattcTTACATATTTCTTATAATAAAACTATGAGAGCTACCTAATACAGTTTTCACCTGTGGATTATGCGGCCAGGCGGGCGTCCTGTCGGAGTGTTTATGAAACTGCTGGACggctaattaaataaacaataCTAATTTGCTTTGTCATTCGATGTTTTTCAGGAAATGCGAGGTAAGAAACCGAGCTGTTTTGTACACTGTTGAaatggaacttcaccacatagcacgctcctagccaaccaccactcCAAACGATATCATTATgcgtcatgattcgttcaaaacagggggtggAGCCTATATCTGGGGTATGCATAATGTTTTCAAGTGGGTGcctcctccctttttttttcggccaataaggacacagaatgatatcatgtggaattatggttggcttgTAGCGTGCTATCTATCCCATGTTCCACcaatgtcacgtcgagactgcactcttaaaaatgaacttccccacatagcacgctccaagccaaccatcatcccgattgacatcgttctctcacatgatttgtggaaaacgggaggcgtacgcccttttgtgacaattaacatttctgcataagtgtcacaaaaaggcgtacgcctcccgttttcaacaaatcaaagaagggaacgatatcacccgggatgatggttggctgggagcgtgctatgtggtgaagctcatttttaagagtgtgggaggcatccgggttcgattcccggtgccggctgtgctgtgtctGGGTTTTTTTGTTGGGTTTCCTCAGACGGGGGCCCTCGGACAtgtatcggcacagttcccttagaagtccctaagaagtcggcccagggcacacattcccccaggtcgtgaatcgtgacgttgcccacgtatgtgaggacgacaacggcaagcactttcaccacccaccaccaccaccaccaccatcaccaccaccaccaccatctgttttaacagtgtagcgtatgataaaagcgttaaaaccccaCTGCAGGGGTACAAAGAGGACAGACAGAAAACCCAGCAGAACAGGCCGTCTCCTCGAAGTGTGCTGCGATATCTGCGCATGTGAAATGTAACTCTGTGATGGATAAAACTCACCCACAGATCGATCACTGTGGCGTCACTTATGATCTTAGTTGCCTCGCACTCTaaaaaccagtgatggccagtagttaactacatgtagttaaactacctaattatagttaaaaagtagttatcaactacttgccgaaatgtagtggcaactactagttaaactactatttcgagtagttaactactgtagttaggttactgcaagCTCCAACTAGTTCCGATTTTGccacaagctttacggcacgattgtgcttccgagtTTTACTTtcagctacttgtttgatgagaacggaggtgcacaGCAATTGTGccatgcatgtgtactaaatcttaacttttaatgcttgtctagtaaagcctcatttgctgtgaaataattctgcaactcggtttatcgcgtaggcacagaaagaatcccgccgcaagctttgtatttgacgatcgtagcgaCCTGCGTAATACCTTGGTTACCATTCTGGTGTGCACATAACCATATAGGATGGCTATGTCATCGACCATTGTGGCTAAGCGAAAATACTTTACGGTCCACAGTGGCGCAATCGGCACCCACTGCAATATTTGTGCGTGGTGCATTGATCTGTGACGAAGGAACATGAGTGTAAATCTCGTACATGGTCTGCAGTATGTTGTATGTACTTTTATAGCGGAAGCTATCACTtcatagaaaatatttccgcagcaagctcttttgtcagcgGATAGTATACAAGAGACAGGCagtggattttacgacagtatgtgaattaagcgacataggcacaagagtatattttaagtatcattatcactgcttgtgattcatatttaggtgtccaagaacacagAACAAGGAATtcgtgttgatggacaacgttaagttgttatagatgtagttaaactacgttgcagtagttaaagaagtagttttaactacttccctgaaaagtagtagaactactagttaaactactccatcgcaaagtagttagtagttatagttaaactactatagaagtagttagtggccatcactgctaaaaACTAAACTTCGCCCCATATTTCACGCTCTGCGCcaagcattgccacgaatgatagggttatatcTCTTCTTCGCGTTGTTGTGTCagttatcatgtatccaaatagacctctccctgtctgttaacaaatgacgtcatagtgttcgacagcgccatcggattggtagagttgaactatatgCTCGAAGATAtagggcgaacaaggtcacgcccgaaaactacagtcttgaggggatttacgatgatccctgaaagggacgcgaccttcggtactatacttttctttcaataggaggcagcaaacaagtgcccattcgtggaacccagctctccccttccgatctgttttggtttcggtgtgtctaccaacgtcatgatgacgtttctcgggtagacgttgattgacacaaaaaggcgtatgtctccgctctctcttcgaatcagaagagataaccctataattcgtggcaatggttggcgcagagcgtgctatgcggtgaagttcatttttaagagtgtacactcttaaaaatgaacttcaccgcatagcacgctcctagccaaccatcatctcgaatgatatcgttatctgccctaatttgttgaaaatgggaggcg
This sequence is a window from Ornithodoros turicata isolate Travis chromosome 10, ASM3712646v1, whole genome shotgun sequence. Protein-coding genes within it:
- the LOC135369986 gene encoding ribosomal RNA small subunit methyltransferase NEP1-like, producing the protein MAAKRKHAAISDEDDLPKTAVPAHIKSQEKRLIIILEKANLETVKVGKNFELLNCDDHIQIMRKHKKDPAFCRPDITHQCLLMLFDSPLNRAGLLQVYIHTEKNALIEINPQTRIPRTFKRFSGLMVQLLHKMCIRAGSGSVKLMKVIKNPVTDWLPVGCRKLGTSFHCSKLVHPRELVPKAEEPVAIVIGAMAHGAVEVDYTEESFSISEYPLSAALTCSKICSSFEEAWGIH